The window gatatgggggggctatgggggatatgggggggatatggggggatatgggggggctctatgggggatatgggggggctctatggggggatatgggggggctctatggggatatgggggggctatgggggatatgggggggctctatggggatatgggggctctatggggatatgggggggctatgtgggatatgggggggctatgggggatatgggggggctgtggggggatatgggggggctatggggatatgggggggctatgggggatatgggggggctctatgggggatatgggggggctcTATGGGGATATAGGGGGGCtatgggggatatgggggggctctatggggatatgggggggctatggggggatatgggggggctctatggggatatgggggggctctatggggatatgggggggctatggggggatatgggggggctctatggggatatgggggggctctatgggggatatgggggggctctatggggggatatgggggggctatggggatatgggggggctatgggggatatgggggggatatggggggatatgggggggctatgggggatatggggggatatggggggatatgggggggctctatggggatatgggggggctctatggggatatggggggctatgggggatatgggggggctatggggatatgggggggctatggggggatatggggggggCTCTATGGGGGCTATGGGGGGAtatgggggatatgggggggctatggggatatgggggggctctatgggggatatgggggggctatgggggatatgggggggctatggggatatgggggggctctatggggatatgggggggctatgggggatatgggggggctatggggggatatgggggggctatggggggatatgggggggctctatggggatatgggggggctatggggggatatgggggggctctatggggatatgggggggctctatggggatatgggggggctatggggggatatgggggggctctatggggatatgggggggctatggggggctatgggggggctctatggggatatgggggggctatggggggatatgggggggctctatgggggatatgggggggctatggggggatatgggggggctctatgggggatatgggggggctaTGGGGATCCCATTGTGTCCAGTGTCCACTCCATGTCCACCCCAGTGTCCACTCCCCATTCCCACTGTCCACTCCCCCTGTCCACCCCCAGTGTCCACTCCCCACTCCATTGTCCACTCTGTGTCCACTCTGTGTCCACTCGCCACTCTCAGTGTCCGCTCTGTGTCCACTCCATTGTCCACTCTGTGTCCACTCCAGTGTCCACTCCCCACTCTCAGTGTCCACCCCATTGTCCACTTTGTGTCCACTCCCAGTGTCCACTGTGTCCACTCCCCACTCTGTGTCCACCCCATTGTCCACTCCGTGTCCACTCTGTGTCCACTCCACTGTCCACTCTGTGTCCACTCCCCACTCCATTGTCCACTCCGTGTCCACTCTGTGTCCACTCCATTGTCCACTCCGTGTCCACTCCGTGTCCACTCCCCACTCTCATTGTCCACTCTGTGTCCACTCCCCACTCCATTGTCCACTCCATGTCCACTCCGTGTCCACTGCAGCCCCATGTCGGCACTGGACCTTGTCCGTGGCGGTGGCCGGAGCCTGGATCGCCGCCTGGCCCGAGTGTCCGGCGCGGCGCTGCTGGCCGGGCTGCGGGCGGCCGGAGCCGTGTCCGAGCCCGAGGCGGCCGCGCTCGGCCGGCCGGACAGCGGGGGATGGACACGGCGACTCCGCGCTCTGGCCGCGGCCAAAGGCGAGTGGACGTGCCGGACGCTGCTGGCCGTGCTcgaggggctggaggggccgcccccgccggggCCCTTCGGTGAGCGAGTGACCGCTGCTGTGGTCACTCCGGTGGTGATCACTCTGGTGGTCACTCCGGTGGTCACTCCAGTggtcattttggggtttttttttgattttttttcccgtttttcccaatttttatgACCCAAATTTAAGTGAGTGACCACTCTGATGTCCAGCTGTGGGATGAGTGACCAGTGGTCACTCCATTGGTCACTCCGGTGGTCACTCCAGTGgtcattttggggatttttgggggattttcctcattttctccaGGTTTTTATGACCCAAATTTCAGTGAGTGACCACTGTGGTGTCCAGCTGAGGGTGGTGGTCACTCCGGTGGTCACTCTGGTGGTCACTCCAGTGgtcattttggggattttttgggattttttttccatttttccaatTTTTAGGACCAAACTTCATTGAGTGACCACTCTGATGTCCAGCTGTGGGATGAGTGACCAGTGGTCACTCCGGTGGTCACTCCGGTGGTCACTCCAGTggtcattttggggtttttttgggattttttttccattttctccaggTTTTTATGACCCAAATTTCAGTGAGTGACCGCTCTGATGTTTGGCCATGGGGTCACTCTATTGGTCACTCTGGTGGTCACTCTGGTGGTCACtccagtggtcactcagtggtcactccaTTGATCATTCTGGtggtcactcagcggtcactcagcggtcactcattggtcactcagtgatcactcaatggtcactcagcggtcactcagtggtcactcagtggtcactcaatgGGCAGTATAAGGGCAATATAAGGGCAATATAAGggcagtggtcactcattggtcactcattggtcccTCAGAGGTCACTCcatggtcactcagtggtcactcagcggtcactcagtggtcactcagtggtcactcagtgctcactcagtggtcactcattggtcactcagcggtcacccagtggtcactcagtggtcactcattgtTCAGTCATTGTTCAGTCATTGGTCACTCCATGGTCACTCCATGGccactcagtggtcagtggttACTCATTGGTCCCTCAgcggtcactcagtggtcactcggtcagtggtcactcagtggtcactcagtggtcactcattgctCACTCATTgctcactcagtggtcactcattggtcacgcactggtcactcaatggtcactcagtggtcactcattggtcactcagcggtcactcagcggtcactcattggtcactccgTGGTCACTCAGTgatcactcagtggtcactcggtcagtggtcactcattggtcactcattgTTCATTCATTGGTCACTCATTGATCATTCTGGTagtcactcaatggtcactcattggtcactcagtgatCACTCCATtatcactcattggtcactcagtggtcactcagtggtcactcggtcagtggtcactcattgatcactcagtggtcactcagtggtcactcaatgGGCAGTATAAGGGCAATATAAGggcagtggtcactcattggtcactccatggtcagtggtcactcagcggtcactcagtggtcactccgTGCCCGTTTTTGCCCGTTTTCCCCGTTTCTCGCAGATTTTTTCGACCCCCATCGCGACTCCGCCCCCGCTCACCGCTCGGACTGTCCGTGCTGCCGGACGGAGCCGTGGCcggagccgcggccggagcCCGAGTGGACACCgcgtgaggaggaggaggaaggagccgGAGCCGGGGAGGAAGGccccgaggaggaggaggaggagggagaggccgaaaatgaggaaaaaacgGCCAAAAACGGTGAAAGAGAGGgcgaggatgaggagggagagGCCGGAAACGGCGATGAAGGCCccgaggatgaggaggaagaaccCAAAAATGGCGATGAAGGCCccgacgatgatgatgatggtggaggtgatgaagatgatgatggtggaggtgatgatgatgatggaggaggaggtgaTGAAGGCCCcaatggtgatgatgatgatgatgatggaggaggaggggatGAAGATTAAAGGGaggggctgaggaggaggaggagggtggggAGGAAGATGATGGTGGAGGTGATGAAGGCCCCCAATGGTGAAGGCCccgaggatgaggaggaagaaccCAAAAATGGCGATGAAGGCCccgaggatgatgatgatggtggtggtgatgaagatgatgatggtggtggtggAGGTGATGAAGGCCCCAAtggtggtgatgatgatgatggaggAGAAGGGGATGAAGATTAAAGGGaggggctgaggaggaggagggtggggAGGAAGATGATGGAGgagatgaagatgatgatgatggtggagGTGATGAAGGCCCCcaatggtgatgatgatgatgatggtggtggaGGTGATGAAGGCTCcgatgatgatgaagatgatgatggtGGAGGTGATGAAGGCCCCCAATGGTGAAGGCCCCGAGGATGATGGTGGaggtgatgatgatgaagatgatggTGGAGGTGATGAAGGCCCcaatggtgatgatgatgatggaggaggaggggatGAAGATTAAAGGGaggggctgaggaggaggaggagggtggggGAGGAAGATGATGGAGgagatgaagatgaagatgatggCGGAGGTGATGAAGGCCCCCAATGGTGAAGGCCccgaggatgaggaggaagaaccCAAAAATGGCGATGAAGGCCCCgaggatgatgatggtggtggaGGCGATGAAGGCCCCAATGATGATGG is drawn from Zonotrichia albicollis isolate bZonAlb1 chromosome 24, bZonAlb1.hap1, whole genome shotgun sequence and contains these coding sequences:
- the LOC141731728 gene encoding uncharacterized protein LOC141731728 isoform X2 — protein: MRSPMSALDLVRGGGRSLDRRLARVSGAALLAGLRAAGAVSEPEAAALGRPDSGGWTRRLRALAAAKGEWTCRTLLAVLEGLEGPPPPGPFDFFDPHRDSAPAHRSDCPCCRTEPWPEPRPEPEWTPREEEEEGAGAGEEGPEEEEEEGEAENEEKTAKNGEREGEDEEGEAGNGDEGPEDEEEEPKNGDEGPDDDDDGGGDEDDDGGGDEGPQW
- the LOC141731728 gene encoding uncharacterized protein LOC141731728 isoform X1, with the protein product MRSPMSALDLVRGGGRSLDRRLARVSGAALLAGLRAAGAVSEPEAAALGRPDSGGWTRRLRALAAAKGEWTCRTLLAVLEGLEGPPPPGPFDFFDPHRDSAPAHRSDCPCCRTEPWPEPRPEPEWTPREEEEEGAGAGEEGPEEEEEEGEAENEEKTAKNGEREGEDEEGEAGNGDEGPEDEEGGDEGPEDEEEPKNGDEGPDDDDDGGGDEGSNDEGGGNEDDDGGGDEGPGDDDDGGGGGDED